The genomic window CACAGCATCAATATTTAAGTTTGGTACTTCCCTATGGTCGTCCCAGTTTAGTTGAACAAGTGACCCAATGGGCAACGGCTCCTGTGTTAAAGTCTGCTATGGGTAATTGTTATTTATATTGGTCGCCTACGGTCGATCTCGATATGGTGCGTTGGGTGATTCTCGATAGTCATGCCAGTGAACCTGATCCCGTGAATGCTATTGAGAAGGTCTTAATTAGTCCGAATCAAAATCCTTCAATTTTAGTAAGATTGTTTAATATTTTACAGGAAAAAGGATTTGAATTGCGAGGAGATGAGATATTATTAGCAGAATTCAAAGATTATTTAAAGCCTGTTAAAGCGTCGGAATGGAATACCCCCTATTTAGATAAGATTATTAGTTTCAAAGTGGTTAATAATTTATCTCAAGGCATTGCTTGGATGAATCAATATAGTAGTGGTCATGCCGATTGTTTAGTCACTGATTCTTATGCAGAAAGTCGTCAATTTGCCACAGAAATTGACAGTGCCTTAGTCTATATTAATAATTCTCCTCGTTTTGATCGTCATCCCAACCAAGGTGAGTCTTTATTTTTAGGGGTTTCTAATCAAAAAGGTCATTATCGCGGTTTAATTTCGTTAGAAACCTTTACAACGCTTAAACAAGTAGTTCAAGGAAATAGTAAGCTTTCTATCTAAGTTGATAGTGTTAATAATTCACCTAATAATTTCTGAGATTGTGTTCAAAGAAGATAATAATCATTAATCACTCACAGGGTTGAAAAACGTGTGAGAACTTTCATATAATGGAGCAATTATTAAAGTTTATTAAATAACCATAACTATTATAATTAATATATGTTAGGAATTTCTTTATATAGCTCATTATTGGCTAGTATCCATAATTTTACAACCACTAGCCCATCATTTTATCTAAATCATAAGAATTTTCCCAAAATATTAGCTAAAAAAGATAACCAGGACAAAAATCTTCAGTTAACTCAAAGTTTAGAAGCAATTGAAGCAATGGAAAACTCAGAACTTAAGGTGATGCTTTTAAACGATGTCGCTTTGTCTTATGCAAAAATAAATAAGATTGATCAAGGGATGGCTATTTTAGCTCAGTCATTATCAATTGCTCAGAATTTGGAAGATATCGTCTCTCAAATCACAACTTTAGGAAAGATTGCGATTAACTATCATAAAATAGGGAAAACCCAACCAGGACTTAAAATTTTAAATGAAACCATTGAGAAAATTGATACGATTGAAGATCGAGCCCTGCAAGGTCAATTATTATTAAATATAGCGTTTAAATACGCAGAAATTGGCAGAGAAAAAAAATCCCAAACCCTTTTTGCTCAAAGTCAAACCTTAATCAAAGAAGCATCCCAACCGTTACCAGCCTATCCATTTCTAGCAACCGGAACGAATCTTAAACTAGGATTAACAGGCAATGTTCAATCATTTAGAGATACGACTGCTGCTGTGGGAATTAATGTTAACTTGTACAAACAATGGACAAGAGAAGATATTGCGGTCGATGGAAGTTTATTCCTTAACTTTGATAGTAGTCGATCGGTTAATAATTATCGTCCCAATAGTTTGATTTTCTCAACTTATCGTCGTCATTTTGATGATCAATGGAGTTTTTTCACCAATGTTTTTAATAGTACCAATCAAGATTTATTTGCCAGTAAAAATGATGATGAGGATTTGACAATTATTAGTAATTTATTGATAGGTGCAGGACTCAATTTATGGCGAGGCAAGTCTCCCCGTGAATTTTTAGATTTTCAAGTGGGAATTGGACCACGTTACCAATATGATTTTATTGATTTTGAAGAACGACGGAATGAAATTGAGCCAACACTAGGAATTCTTTTACTGGGTAGAAATTTCTCCGTTGGAACAACTAAATTAACTCAAACGTTTGCTATTATTCCAGCATTAGACGATTTAAACAACTATACAATTACTTCTGATACTAATCTGTCTATTCCTATCGGTGATCAATGGTTTCTCAGTAATCGTGTCTTTATGCGTTATCGAAATGAGGTCATCTATGAAAACAATCCTCAATTAGAATTTTTGTTTACCACAGGAGTAGACTATGCTTTTTGAAATTACAAATATTATAAATTGTTTTAAACTATTCAGTTATTTATCTTAAAAATTATGTTCAAAAAAAAATTAAAATTTATTATTATTCTTTGTTTTAGTTTTCTCTTAACTCTTACCTTTATGAAACCCAGTTTGGGACAAATTTCTCTATTTTCTCCATCCACTAACCCCCAAGGAACACAAACAGCACCGTGGGATCTCAATAAGGCTTATACTTGTGGAAGATTTTGGTGTAGTGATGTTTATATTTATGACGATTCAAAACAGGTAAGAAAAACGTTATTAATACCAGAATTAACCTTAGCTGCCTTACAAAGGATTGATCAAAATAATCTTGAAACTATTCAAGCATTAGAACAACGAGCGAAATTAGTTCAACAAAGCTTTGATAAAATAGTCAATCGGATTATTAGTAGTCAAAAAAAATCTGCTGCTACTAACATCGATGATATTGGATTTTGGATACCTACTTCCGTCAAAGCATTATGGGGTTCAGGGGAAGCAAAACCCCCTCATCCTTGGCTTCCTAAAATCGAAATTGGGATTAAAAATCAACAAACCGTTATTTATGCTCCTGATCAATTTGAATTGGGTACTTCTTCTTTATTAATTGTAACTGTTACTGAAAACGATGCGATCGCCAATAACGTAACCGTCGAAGAATTAGCTTCAATATGGCAAGAAAATATTATTATATCTTTTAATAATGCACTTTGGGGACATGAATTTGATCAAAAGTATTTTGCTGGAAGATGGATTATTTCTGGAATCCCTATTATTATAGCACTCCTATTAATATGGATAGTGGAATTCCTACGAACTTTTTTAAGAAAACGTAGCAATAATCTACAGCAAAAACTGAATCGATTAACTGAAACCATAGCAAGAAATGGCAAAGCTATAGAATATCATAAGACTTATTCTGACGAATATAACAATAATTCAGAAACAATTGAACAGGAAACATCTAGAGACAATCAATCCAAGAATCAATCTATAAAGAATATATTTACTTTTCAGTTTTTAGTAACAATAATTTTAAAGCTAATTAAAAAAATAACGAAAAAAAATAAGTGGCTATCTTCTAAGTTATCCCGTTCTAAACAAAAACTTTTTTTACAACGACAAAATTGGCTTAAACAAAGACGAAATTTTTACCAACTATTGCTTAGACTTTCTTTAATTCTAGATGTATTTATTTTAGGTTGTTGTTTAATTGTCATTTCTTTAGTGTTTCGAGACATTCGTTTTTTATCCGTCTATATTCTCAAACGAACAATACTTTTAATTATCGTTTGGGTAGGATTAACAATTTTAGATAAAATTGGTGATTTTCTCATCGATTATTATCTTAATCGTTGGGCGACTGAAGCCCATGAAACTAATCCTGAATCCAATCGTTATACCTTGAGAATCAATACCTATTCTTCTACCCTCAAACAAGCAACCACTTTTATAACCCTTGTGTTAGGTATTTATTTAACCATTTGGTTAGTAGGAATTGATACGACGGTATTAGCTGGAGCGGGAATTGTAGCAGTTGCTGTTGCTTTTTTGTCTCGAAATTTACTAGAAGATATGCTCAATGGTGTCTTGATTTTATGGAGCGATCGCTATGCCATTGGGGATGTGATTGATGTTAATGGTATGGGGGGATTTGTTGAAAATATTAATTTATTTGTGACTTATTTACGAAATTTAGATGGACAACTTATTGCCATTCCCAATAGTCAAATTTCCACAGTTATTAATCATACAAAAGATTGGTCAAGGGTTAATTTTACTATCAAAATTGCTTGGTATGAAGATATAAACAAAGCAATCAATATTATGATTAATGTCGCTAAACAAATGCAAAAGGAACCCGAATGGAGCGATAAGTTTCTTGAACCGTTAGAAGTTTTAGGAGTAGATGAAGTCTCCTACGAAGGGATCTTAATTCGTGTTTTAATTAGAACAAAACCCCTTGAACATTGGCCCCTTGGTCGAGAATTTCGCTTACGGGTCAAACAAGAATTTGATGAGGCGAATATTTCTTTAGGCATTCCTCATCATACTATTTCTGTTGTCGATGATACTCATAACGATGATCAATTATTATCTTATATTGTCCCTCAAAAAGACAGTTAAATGGCTAATAAAGGCGCAGCATTGAGTAACTTTTGAGTATAAGGATGTTTGGGTTCTCTAAAAATGCGTTCAGTGTCCCCAATTTCTACAATTTTACCTTGATTCATCACTGCAATACGATGACAGAAAAAACGAGCCACCCAAAGATCATGGGTAATAAATAAATAGGTTAAATCAAAGTCATCTTTCAACTCAGACATCAACTCTAATACGCTTGCTTGAACACTGGCATCTAACATACTAACCGGTTCATCACAAATGATTAATTTAGGTTTAGTAATTAATGCCCTAGCAATGGCTACTCGTTGTTGTTGTCCCCCTGATAATTCTCTAGGATAACGATGATAATAGTCTTCAACCGGGGTTAATTTAACCCGTTCTAACATCTCATAAACTTGTTTTTTAGCTTCATTTATTGTGGCTAATTGATGAATAAATAAAGGATCAGCAATACTTTGCCCTACAGTCATTAAAGGATTTAAACAAGCATGAGGATCTTGAAAAATCATCTGCAGTTGACGGCGTTTGAGACGCATTTCATGTTCAGACAGTTGGGTTAACTCTTCCCCTAAAAAGTGTATGCTTCCTGATGTCGCTTTTAATAACTGTAAAAGAGTACGAGATAGGGTACTTTTTCCACAACCCGACTCACCCACTAATCCTAAAATTTCCCCCGAATATAACTCAAAACTAACATCATCTACTGCTTTAATGACTTCTGCTTCTTTAGAGAAAAATTGCTGAATGAAATTTCCTTCTAAGGTGAAATATTGTTTTAAATGATTGACGGTTAATAAGGGTTTATTGACTAATTGATTCTCTTCCCCAGAGTTTATGGTAAGGGGTTGGTTGTCGTTTTCTACTTGAACGTGTAACGCTGCTTGTAATAGGGATTTCGTATACTCATGGTTCGGATGGTGTAAGATGTCTTTCATTGCACCCATCTCGACGATTTGGCCTTCGTTCATCACTGCTAGGCGATCGCAATATTCCCCCACCATTGCTAAATCATGGGAAATCAACAATAAGCCCATTTCGTCTTCTTCGCACAAACGGGTCAATTCTTGTAAAATTTCTGCTGCTACGGTCACATCTAAAGCGGTAGTCGGTTCATCCGCAATAATCATTTTAGGGTTTAATAACAAGGCCAAGGCCATAGCTACCCGTTGTCGCATTCCACCACTAAACTCATGGGGATATTGTCCCCAACGGTTAGGAGGAATTTTAACTTTCTCCAAGGTTTTGATAGCGATATGTTTGGCTTCTTTGCGAGATAATTGAGGGCGATGGGCTTGTAACGTTTCTAAACAATGTTCACCAATAGTCATCAAAGGGTTCAGACGAGTCATCGGATCTTGAAACACTAACCCCACTACCTCACCCCGAAAGCGTCTTAAAGCGTCGGTGTCTAACTCAACAATAGATTGACCCTGAAACTCGATTTTTCCTTCCATTTGTGTTAGTTTAGGTAGCAAACCCATGGCCGCCTTGCCCATAGTGGATTTACCACAACCAGACTCCCCGACTAAGCCGAGTTTTTCTCCTTTTTCTAGGGTGAATGACACCCTATCTACAGCCCAAGTCTGACTTGATGGGTATTGAATACGCAACTCATCAACACAAAATAAAGGTTTGTCGTTCATTACTTGAGTTTTTGTTCTGAGTGATTATATTAATAGTTGATACTATAACAATTAATGGCCGATCCGTTGGAACAACTGTTACAAGTTAATTCTATCTATTAATGACCGATTCGTTGGAGACTAAAAATTTTATTGAGCCATGCTAATTCATGCTGATGTTTCCATTCCTTTTCCTCGTCCATTAGTTTATTTTACTTACCGAGATCAGCTAATGGATCTACTTCCTTATATTCCTAATATTCGTTCGGTTGAAGTGAAATCTCGTTACGAAGAAAATCAACACGTTTATAGTGTTAACTTATGGCATGGTGGGGGCAATATGCCCTTAACGCTTAAGGCTGTAATTGGAGATGCTTTGGTTTCGTGGATTGAATATAACACTTGGAATGAGTCTGATTTTACTCTGGAATGGCGAATCGAGACTAAAGCTTTTACTGAAGCCATCTTTTGTGCGGGTAAAAATCACTTTCTAGAAGAAAATGGCAAGACCATTATCCAAACTCGTGGTGAATTGAAAATTGATCCCAAAAAAATTAACGGA from Crocosphaera subtropica ATCC 51142 includes these protein-coding regions:
- a CDS encoding glutamate-5-semialdehyde dehydrogenase, with the protein product MTIKSSPNLLLTSVQRSYDAYLALETSDSRDRSLGIKAMARGLSRSFDAILEANTLDLEMSREMAIPDLLIEWLKLTPERLSQTVEILESLAELPDPIQQVFNAPYRLNTAGTYCQLMPLGVVALVYETFPELGAIAAGFCLKTGNSLLLRGCNSSTHSNQVIADILQAALKETELPTGCLEVLSGEQGASIQDLVTQHQYLSLVLPYGRPSLVEQVTQWATAPVLKSAMGNCYLYWSPTVDLDMVRWVILDSHASEPDPVNAIEKVLISPNQNPSILVRLFNILQEKGFELRGDEILLAEFKDYLKPVKASEWNTPYLDKIISFKVVNNLSQGIAWMNQYSSGHADCLVTDSYAESRQFATEIDSALVYINNSPRFDRHPNQGESLFLGVSNQKGHYRGLISLETFTTLKQVVQGNSKLSI
- a CDS encoding DUF481 domain-containing protein encodes the protein MLGISLYSSLLASIHNFTTTSPSFYLNHKNFPKILAKKDNQDKNLQLTQSLEAIEAMENSELKVMLLNDVALSYAKINKIDQGMAILAQSLSIAQNLEDIVSQITTLGKIAINYHKIGKTQPGLKILNETIEKIDTIEDRALQGQLLLNIAFKYAEIGREKKSQTLFAQSQTLIKEASQPLPAYPFLATGTNLKLGLTGNVQSFRDTTAAVGINVNLYKQWTREDIAVDGSLFLNFDSSRSVNNYRPNSLIFSTYRRHFDDQWSFFTNVFNSTNQDLFASKNDDEDLTIISNLLIGAGLNLWRGKSPREFLDFQVGIGPRYQYDFIDFEERRNEIEPTLGILLLGRNFSVGTTKLTQTFAIIPALDDLNNYTITSDTNLSIPIGDQWFLSNRVFMRYRNEVIYENNPQLEFLFTTGVDYAF
- a CDS encoding mechanosensitive ion channel family protein — encoded protein: MFKKKLKFIIILCFSFLLTLTFMKPSLGQISLFSPSTNPQGTQTAPWDLNKAYTCGRFWCSDVYIYDDSKQVRKTLLIPELTLAALQRIDQNNLETIQALEQRAKLVQQSFDKIVNRIISSQKKSAATNIDDIGFWIPTSVKALWGSGEAKPPHPWLPKIEIGIKNQQTVIYAPDQFELGTSSLLIVTVTENDAIANNVTVEELASIWQENIIISFNNALWGHEFDQKYFAGRWIISGIPIIIALLLIWIVEFLRTFLRKRSNNLQQKLNRLTETIARNGKAIEYHKTYSDEYNNNSETIEQETSRDNQSKNQSIKNIFTFQFLVTIILKLIKKITKKNKWLSSKLSRSKQKLFLQRQNWLKQRRNFYQLLLRLSLILDVFILGCCLIVISLVFRDIRFLSVYILKRTILLIIVWVGLTILDKIGDFLIDYYLNRWATEAHETNPESNRYTLRINTYSSTLKQATTFITLVLGIYLTIWLVGIDTTVLAGAGIVAVAVAFLSRNLLEDMLNGVLILWSDRYAIGDVIDVNGMGGFVENINLFVTYLRNLDGQLIAIPNSQISTVINHTKDWSRVNFTIKIAWYEDINKAINIMINVAKQMQKEPEWSDKFLEPLEVLGVDEVSYEGILIRVLIRTKPLEHWPLGREFRLRVKQEFDEANISLGIPHHTISVVDDTHNDDQLLSYIVPQKDS
- a CDS encoding dipeptide ABC transporter ATP-binding protein, whose protein sequence is MNDKPLFCVDELRIQYPSSQTWAVDRVSFTLEKGEKLGLVGESGCGKSTMGKAAMGLLPKLTQMEGKIEFQGQSIVELDTDALRRFRGEVVGLVFQDPMTRLNPLMTIGEHCLETLQAHRPQLSRKEAKHIAIKTLEKVKIPPNRWGQYPHEFSGGMRQRVAMALALLLNPKMIIADEPTTALDVTVAAEILQELTRLCEEDEMGLLLISHDLAMVGEYCDRLAVMNEGQIVEMGAMKDILHHPNHEYTKSLLQAALHVQVENDNQPLTINSGEENQLVNKPLLTVNHLKQYFTLEGNFIQQFFSKEAEVIKAVDDVSFELYSGEILGLVGESGCGKSTLSRTLLQLLKATSGSIHFLGEELTQLSEHEMRLKRRQLQMIFQDPHACLNPLMTVGQSIADPLFIHQLATINEAKKQVYEMLERVKLTPVEDYYHRYPRELSGGQQQRVAIARALITKPKLIICDEPVSMLDASVQASVLELMSELKDDFDLTYLFITHDLWVARFFCHRIAVMNQGKIVEIGDTERIFREPKHPYTQKLLNAAPLLAI